In Bacteriovorax stolpii, a single genomic region encodes these proteins:
- the gshA gene encoding glutamate--cysteine ligase, with amino-acid sequence MAFKISTKEEFENFIFNNYEVVNQYLHDKKQGLPIPFYSSVDVRESKTKYAPVDHNMYPAGFNNLCAADFADAAVIVKNTISKIAPEAKIVGIIPESHTKNLFYLDHLTKLAQLVRDSGYEVIFLTFDEAPFEGSNSLSLVSQNGTSLTIEKAKLENGEIHGLTKKCDFVICNNDQSNPLPVNWNEVKTLINPTPKIGWFRRQKNTHFKYYKQVADEFCAHFGIDPNLIQARFVGVDHVDFEEKSGLDTLGAAVDGIIAELPPGSKVFVKASQGTYGMGISVVSSGEEIINMNRKTRNKMDVGKNSIKFTSLLVQEGVETIIKYDDKPAEITIYLINCQSIGGFMRINGEKDNIGNLNSRGMVFRKLCMSEVVKEAQDHTMKEAVYSVIARLSTLASAYEIKEVI; translated from the coding sequence ATGGCATTCAAAATCAGCACTAAAGAAGAATTTGAAAATTTTATTTTCAATAATTACGAAGTCGTTAATCAATACCTGCACGATAAAAAGCAAGGTTTACCAATCCCTTTTTATTCAAGCGTCGACGTAAGAGAGAGTAAAACCAAATACGCTCCCGTTGATCACAACATGTACCCGGCCGGATTCAACAATCTCTGTGCGGCCGATTTTGCTGATGCTGCTGTGATTGTGAAAAATACTATTTCTAAAATTGCACCGGAAGCAAAGATTGTAGGAATCATTCCTGAGTCTCACACGAAAAATCTTTTCTACCTTGATCACCTGACTAAACTTGCTCAACTAGTGAGAGACTCTGGTTACGAGGTCATCTTTCTAACTTTTGATGAAGCGCCTTTTGAAGGTAGTAACTCTCTTTCTCTGGTTTCACAAAACGGAACATCACTGACAATTGAAAAAGCAAAATTAGAAAACGGTGAGATCCACGGCCTGACAAAAAAATGTGATTTCGTTATCTGCAATAACGATCAGTCTAATCCGCTTCCAGTTAACTGGAACGAAGTTAAGACTCTCATCAATCCAACTCCGAAGATCGGATGGTTTAGAAGACAAAAAAACACTCACTTCAAATATTACAAACAAGTGGCGGATGAATTCTGCGCACACTTCGGGATTGACCCGAATTTAATCCAGGCGAGATTCGTGGGAGTTGACCATGTCGACTTCGAAGAAAAAAGTGGATTAGACACACTTGGTGCTGCGGTTGATGGAATCATTGCAGAACTTCCTCCGGGATCAAAAGTTTTCGTGAAAGCTTCTCAAGGGACATACGGAATGGGAATTTCAGTTGTGTCTTCTGGTGAAGAAATCATCAACATGAACCGCAAAACCCGCAACAAAATGGATGTGGGTAAAAACTCAATCAAGTTCACTTCCCTTCTGGTTCAAGAAGGTGTTGAGACAATTATTAAGTACGATGACAAACCGGCCGAGATCACCATCTACCTTATCAATTGCCAGTCAATTGGCGGGTTCATGAGAATTAACGGTGAAAAAGACAATATTGGAAATTTAAACAGCCGTGGGATGGTTTTTAGAAAACTTTGCATGAGCGAAGTTGTCAAAGAAGCTCAGGACCACACAATGAAAGAAGCGGTGTATTCGGTTATCGCAAGATTATCGACGCTAGCTTCGGCTTATGAGATCAAGGAAGTAATTTAA
- a CDS encoding pyridoxal-phosphate dependent enzyme gives MMTGAKKNILDAIGWTPIVKLNKVTTGVESEIYVKLEFMNPGGSSKDRIGGFIMDRAIAAGKLKPGGTIIEGTSGNTGVGLAMWAAVNGYKCIFVMADKQSIEKVNNLKAFGAKVVVCPTDVEPEDPRSYYSVSKRLAETIPNSYYVNQYDNLWNRETHVATTGPEIFEQTKGDFDVYMAGVGTGGTITGVSMYLKTKMPNLKTVGVDVEGSIVAQFARTGDLSGARSYVIEGIGEDFIPENYDFKVIDDWVVVGDKESFLMTRALLKQEGIYTGGSGGAAVVGAIKYAKTLKEPKKILVVLPDSGNRYASKIYNDEWMMSKGYIDSSFNVIIGDLLKDLGKDKNEVISITDHATIGDAVKLMEQKNVSQLPVIQGDIIKGVVSETSLLKPLYTGEFKLTDNVSLAYNKGFRVVDINDLLANVQDSLLKKEVVLITENGKLKNLLTNIDILNFIAKRENI, from the coding sequence ATGATGACAGGAGCTAAGAAAAACATCTTAGATGCCATTGGATGGACACCGATTGTAAAACTTAACAAAGTGACAACAGGCGTAGAGTCAGAAATCTATGTAAAACTAGAGTTCATGAATCCAGGTGGATCAAGTAAAGACCGTATTGGTGGTTTTATCATGGACCGCGCGATCGCTGCCGGAAAACTAAAACCAGGTGGAACAATCATTGAAGGAACATCAGGAAACACTGGTGTAGGACTTGCGATGTGGGCCGCTGTTAACGGGTACAAGTGTATCTTCGTTATGGCCGACAAGCAGTCTATTGAAAAAGTAAATAACCTAAAAGCTTTCGGAGCTAAAGTTGTTGTATGCCCTACTGATGTTGAGCCGGAAGATCCAAGATCTTACTACTCAGTTTCAAAGCGCCTTGCTGAAACAATTCCAAACTCGTACTACGTAAACCAATACGACAACCTTTGGAACCGCGAAACTCACGTGGCGACAACTGGACCGGAAATTTTCGAACAAACTAAAGGTGACTTCGATGTTTATATGGCCGGAGTTGGTACTGGTGGAACAATCACAGGTGTTTCAATGTACCTTAAAACTAAAATGCCAAATCTTAAAACTGTTGGTGTTGACGTTGAAGGATCAATCGTTGCTCAGTTTGCCCGCACAGGGGATCTAAGTGGTGCTCGTTCATACGTCATCGAAGGAATTGGAGAAGACTTCATTCCAGAAAACTACGATTTCAAAGTGATTGATGACTGGGTCGTTGTTGGTGACAAAGAATCATTCCTGATGACTCGCGCTCTTTTAAAACAAGAAGGAATTTACACTGGTGGATCTGGTGGTGCAGCTGTTGTGGGAGCAATCAAATACGCAAAGACTCTAAAAGAGCCAAAAAAGATCCTGGTTGTTCTACCTGATTCAGGAAACAGATACGCTTCAAAAATCTATAACGATGAGTGGATGATGAGCAAAGGCTACATCGATTCTTCTTTCAACGTTATTATCGGGGATCTTCTAAAAGATCTTGGTAAAGATAAGAACGAAGTGATCTCAATCACTGACCATGCAACAATTGGGGATGCTGTAAAACTAATGGAACAAAAAAATGTTTCTCAGCTTCCGGTTATTCAAGGAGACATCATCAAAGGTGTCGTCAGTGAAACGAGCTTACTAAAGCCACTTTATACAGGTGAATTCAAACTGACAGACAACGTAAGTCTTGCCTATAACAAAGGCTTTAGAGTGGTTGATATCAATGACCTTCTGGCAAACGTTCAAGACTCTCTTCTAAAGAAAGAAGTGGTGCTGATCACAGAAAACGGGAAGCTTAAAAACCTTCTGACAAACATTGATATCCTGAACTTTATTGCCAAAAGAGAAAATATCTAG
- a CDS encoding trans-sulfuration enzyme family protein: MTKKATPKKTKATLHDIATRTIHVGGEPDKETGAIMPPIFQTSTYVQESPGVHKGYEYTRSHNPTRTRLEECLASLEQAKHCCVTASGLSAEMLMMHLLPPGSNIICGDDVYGGTYRLFTTVFNHTHNFRFVDTTDLKKLEKEIKDFKPAMIWLETPTNPLLKITDIQAVSAMAKKAKALVVVDNTFMSPIFQNPLVLGADFVLHSMTKYINGHSDVVGGCIMLNDDHYRKELFRLQNSIGPSQSPFDSWLVLRGVKTLAIRMAAHEKNAMAVAQYLEKHPKVERVVYPGLKSHPQHAIAKKQMLGFGGMITFFLKGDIKKSKKFLSTVKLFALAESLGGVESLIEHPAIMTHASVPKKVRESIGLSDNLIRLSVGIEHVQDLIDDLEQAFKSV; this comes from the coding sequence ATGACTAAAAAAGCTACACCTAAAAAAACCAAAGCTACACTTCACGATATTGCCACAAGAACCATCCACGTTGGCGGAGAGCCGGATAAAGAAACAGGCGCGATTATGCCTCCTATTTTCCAGACTTCGACATACGTTCAGGAGTCTCCAGGCGTTCACAAAGGTTATGAGTACACTCGTTCTCATAACCCTACTCGTACACGCCTTGAAGAATGTCTTGCTTCACTTGAGCAAGCGAAACACTGTTGTGTAACAGCTTCAGGTCTTTCTGCTGAAATGCTGATGATGCACTTACTTCCTCCTGGATCAAACATTATCTGCGGTGACGATGTTTACGGTGGAACATACAGACTTTTTACAACTGTATTTAATCACACTCACAACTTCAGATTCGTTGATACAACTGACCTAAAGAAGCTTGAAAAAGAAATTAAAGACTTCAAACCAGCAATGATCTGGCTTGAAACTCCAACAAACCCGCTTCTAAAAATCACTGATATTCAGGCGGTATCTGCAATGGCAAAAAAAGCGAAAGCTTTAGTTGTTGTTGATAACACTTTCATGAGCCCAATCTTCCAAAACCCGCTAGTTCTTGGAGCTGATTTCGTACTTCACTCAATGACAAAATATATCAACGGACACAGCGATGTTGTTGGTGGATGTATTATGTTAAACGACGACCATTACAGAAAAGAACTTTTCCGCCTGCAAAACTCAATCGGACCTTCTCAGTCTCCGTTTGATTCTTGGCTGGTTCTTCGTGGAGTAAAAACTCTGGCGATTCGTATGGCCGCTCATGAAAAGAACGCTATGGCCGTAGCTCAGTACTTAGAAAAACACCCTAAGGTTGAGCGCGTAGTGTACCCAGGCCTTAAATCTCACCCTCAACACGCAATCGCTAAAAAGCAGATGCTTGGTTTTGGTGGGATGATCACTTTCTTCTTAAAAGGTGACATCAAGAAATCAAAGAAGTTCTTATCGACTGTTAAGCTTTTTGCCCTTGCTGAGAGTTTAGGTGGAGTTGAGAGCTTAATTGAACACCCGGCGATCATGACTCACGCTTCTGTTCCAAAGAAAGTTCGCGAGTCGATTGGTCTTTCGGACAACTTGATCAGATTGTCAGTTGGGATTGAACACGTTCAAGACTTAATTGATGATTTAGAGCAAGCATTTAAATCTGTTTAA
- a CDS encoding HD-GYP domain-containing protein: MTKKSNVIQLSALKEKRELKLKAEAEALSRSRAIEDAIKSTPSIKSIKKEFFELSIKTLLSALRCKDDYTWGHSLRVAYFCISAGKEMGLSEDELYELEVSALFHDIGKIGVPDAVLKKPSRLTDEEFLEMKLHPSKSYEILQDFPIFEKMAINAKYHHERFDGRGYPEGLKGEDIPLFSRIILIADTFDAMTSTRPYRKGLPFEVAFAELREFAGTQFDPMLVEKFISSMMKEQNKNEDTFTLQVIAGDFKKDAA, from the coding sequence ATGACGAAGAAAAGCAATGTAATTCAATTGTCGGCTTTAAAAGAGAAGCGTGAGCTAAAGCTTAAGGCCGAAGCAGAAGCGCTGTCACGTTCACGTGCAATTGAAGATGCTATCAAATCTACTCCTTCCATCAAATCTATCAAAAAAGAATTCTTCGAACTTTCAATCAAAACTTTATTAAGTGCTCTTCGTTGTAAAGATGACTACACATGGGGACACTCACTTCGCGTGGCCTATTTCTGTATTTCCGCAGGAAAAGAAATGGGACTTTCAGAAGACGAACTATATGAACTAGAAGTCTCGGCCCTTTTCCATGATATTGGAAAAATCGGTGTGCCTGATGCTGTTTTAAAAAAACCTTCGCGCTTAACTGATGAAGAATTCTTAGAAATGAAGCTTCACCCGTCGAAGTCATACGAGATTCTTCAAGACTTCCCTATTTTTGAGAAGATGGCGATCAATGCAAAATACCACCACGAGCGTTTCGATGGACGTGGATACCCGGAAGGGCTTAAAGGTGAAGACATCCCGCTTTTTTCAAGAATCATTCTAATCGCTGACACATTCGATGCCATGACATCGACCAGACCATACCGCAAAGGACTTCCTTTTGAAGTTGCTTTCGCTGAACTTCGTGAATTTGCCGGAACTCAATTTGACCCGATGTTAGTTGAGAAATTCATCTCCAGCATGATGAAAGAGCAAAATAAAAACGAAGACACCTTCACTCTTCAGGTTATCGCTGGAGATTTCAAGAAAGACGCTGCTTAA
- a CDS encoding class II aldolase/adducin family protein: MKVIDDGVIKYDRSNFSQCGALLADEYEALEYWRKKLYQMNLIGEYPEVHIGFGNMSTLRDYSCYHSNTHPQFVITGTQTGKYADLNGLQYTRVLDYQIDQLKIQMMGAIEASSEALTHAAIYAANPNITAVFHIHSNEIWKKMIEDKSDFTCESIPYGTVEMAHATQACIKNKDSGVFCMHGHEDGIVIYARSLEEAGSLTVSLYQKYMN, translated from the coding sequence ATGAAAGTCATAGATGATGGAGTTATCAAGTACGACCGGTCAAATTTTTCCCAGTGCGGGGCGCTTTTGGCTGATGAATATGAGGCCCTCGAATACTGGAGAAAAAAACTCTACCAAATGAACTTGATTGGTGAGTATCCTGAAGTGCATATCGGTTTCGGAAACATGTCTACACTTCGAGACTATTCCTGTTATCACTCAAACACACACCCCCAATTCGTCATCACTGGTACACAAACTGGAAAATACGCTGACCTCAACGGCCTTCAGTACACCCGCGTTCTCGATTATCAAATCGACCAACTAAAGATTCAAATGATGGGAGCGATTGAGGCTTCCAGCGAAGCTCTTACCCACGCTGCTATCTACGCGGCCAACCCTAATATCACAGCCGTCTTTCACATTCATTCCAACGAGATTTGGAAAAAAATGATTGAAGATAAGTCGGATTTTACTTGTGAAAGTATTCCTTACGGAACAGTTGAGATGGCCCATGCAACTCAAGCATGTATTAAAAACAAAGACTCAGGTGTCTTTTGTATGCATGGACATGAAGATGGAATCGTCATCTATGCCCGCTCCCTCGAAGAAGCAGGAAGCCTGACAGTTTCCCTCTATCAAAAATATATGAATTAA
- a CDS encoding sensor histidine kinase, which translates to MKVTGLFILFLFIFLGGFQEGRAFSTNSEIQSIEIKELNSHLTEADWIAKWDQSPRSYYGYDTIKVHESTKMILAKVTFTKAVKNRYLFVGSRFIDRADFYSFKNSKVEWLAAGGNVIGNDNLNIYTNSPLMKIPVARPEESIYIKIQSPKFVHLAIDLKTSSEFKFEMEVARIIAYGFFGFIFMMTIVQVVVFFSFRNKNPVYYMIFAWSCAMAFYCSSGVAGYFFDNPIPVGASFYANWFFTATLHLSLVYFTYTLLDLKNHKWLLKLNQILGTVFIGISMLVMYDNQQIGYFYNIKQSIQLTMLLSMVYLTFLGLKTNRNLAILVILSWMPVMIYAITAIFNLYPARKIYDPAIMALPVVFEMIVSSIAAYFKMRKIQRDLVEAEMRKKQNEVLKQAMRTISHDLANHFFVAEHSIEAIKKISPLLDPKSHSRLDRVQKSLNQSKLLLSRVKCWIQAGDGKINVKNEPVAIIPLIKESIDLFEERAKAKNIEFSTEWDLELEHVRVWGDPVAIFNQVLNNSLSNAIKFSYRNSKVIIKLHHCPERVYVSIKDSGIGMKKMDQTQFIQNGHIESTEGTDNEKGTGFGMRLMKSYMESFDGEVSIQSSTEESSRGTEVILIFKYIDKSAPSHVDEAFSKVGIV; encoded by the coding sequence ATGAAAGTCACGGGTCTTTTCATTCTTTTTTTATTTATCTTTCTTGGAGGTTTCCAGGAAGGACGTGCATTTTCTACCAACTCTGAAATTCAATCAATCGAGATCAAAGAATTAAATTCACATTTAACTGAAGCAGATTGGATTGCGAAGTGGGATCAAAGCCCAAGATCGTATTATGGATACGACACGATAAAAGTTCACGAATCAACCAAAATGATACTTGCAAAAGTAACATTCACTAAGGCAGTCAAAAACCGTTACTTATTTGTTGGCTCCCGCTTTATTGACCGCGCTGACTTTTATTCATTCAAAAACTCAAAAGTTGAATGGCTTGCAGCTGGAGGAAATGTCATTGGCAATGATAACCTGAATATCTATACCAATTCTCCATTGATGAAAATTCCCGTTGCCCGGCCGGAAGAATCTATTTACATCAAAATTCAATCGCCTAAGTTTGTTCACCTTGCCATTGATTTAAAAACTTCATCTGAATTTAAATTTGAGATGGAGGTTGCAAGAATCATTGCTTATGGATTCTTTGGTTTTATCTTCATGATGACAATCGTTCAGGTTGTTGTGTTCTTTTCTTTCAGGAATAAAAACCCTGTTTACTACATGATTTTTGCCTGGTCGTGCGCCATGGCCTTTTATTGCTCATCAGGTGTTGCCGGGTATTTTTTTGATAATCCAATTCCTGTTGGTGCAAGTTTTTATGCCAACTGGTTTTTTACGGCCACACTTCATCTTTCATTAGTCTATTTCACTTACACTCTTTTAGATTTAAAAAATCATAAATGGCTCCTGAAGCTTAACCAAATTTTAGGCACCGTCTTTATTGGCATCAGTATGCTGGTTATGTATGACAATCAACAGATTGGGTACTTCTATAACATTAAGCAGTCTATACAGCTTACAATGTTGCTCTCGATGGTTTATTTGACTTTCTTAGGATTGAAAACCAATAGAAATCTGGCCATTCTTGTCATTCTCTCATGGATGCCGGTCATGATTTACGCAATCACGGCCATTTTTAATCTTTATCCTGCCCGTAAAATTTATGATCCGGCCATCATGGCCTTGCCAGTTGTTTTTGAAATGATCGTCAGCTCTATTGCTGCTTATTTCAAAATGAGAAAAATTCAGCGCGATCTTGTCGAAGCTGAAATGAGAAAAAAACAAAATGAAGTTTTAAAACAGGCCATGAGAACAATCAGCCACGACCTGGCAAATCACTTTTTTGTTGCTGAACATAGTATTGAGGCGATTAAAAAAATCAGCCCACTCCTTGACCCTAAATCACATTCACGATTGGACCGTGTGCAAAAATCGCTCAACCAGAGTAAACTCCTTCTAAGCAGAGTGAAATGCTGGATTCAGGCCGGAGATGGGAAAATCAATGTCAAAAATGAGCCTGTGGCCATTATTCCACTCATCAAAGAATCAATTGATCTCTTTGAAGAGCGGGCAAAAGCTAAAAATATCGAATTCTCAACAGAGTGGGATTTGGAACTAGAACATGTGAGAGTTTGGGGAGACCCCGTCGCTATTTTTAATCAGGTTCTCAACAACTCTCTTTCCAATGCTATTAAATTTAGCTACCGCAACTCAAAAGTCATCATTAAGCTTCATCATTGCCCTGAGCGAGTGTATGTCTCTATCAAAGACAGTGGTATTGGGATGAAAAAAATGGATCAAACCCAGTTCATTCAAAATGGTCACATCGAGAGCACGGAAGGGACAGACAATGAAAAGGGAACAGGATTTGGAATGCGTTTAATGAAATCTTATATGGAATCCTTTGATGGTGAAGTTAGTATTCAGTCATCGACAGAAGAATCCAGCAGAGGTACAGAAGTTATCTTGATTTTTAAATACATTGATAAGTCAGCTCCTTCTCATGTCGATGAAGCTTTCAGTAAAGTCGGTATTGTCTAA
- a CDS encoding ferritin-like domain-containing protein: MHYRDFARQVLEGENLEDKLLSSKDIILTEHLQDYELPQNPGRTKRLEFNNEQVKFPRSASFHLEDKRGLALHFFANHELLAIEMMAAALLVYPDTGKEMIQFKKGLIKTIQDEQKHLKMYLARMKEFGIELGDFPLNDFFWRSMEKLKTPSHFYSAMAMTFESANLDFAQFYEQSFKAVEDFKTAEIMRVVLEDEISHVALGAHWLNQWRGNQDLWNYYRTHLPGVMTPARAKGIQFDKEIRKKAGLDDAFIQSLDEFRDEFKVTNRKNW, encoded by the coding sequence ATGCATTACCGCGATTTTGCCAGACAGGTACTAGAAGGGGAGAATTTAGAAGATAAATTACTTTCTTCAAAAGACATTATTCTGACTGAGCATCTTCAAGATTATGAATTACCGCAAAACCCAGGGCGCACCAAGCGCCTGGAGTTCAATAACGAGCAGGTTAAATTCCCTCGAAGCGCAAGTTTTCATCTGGAAGATAAGAGAGGACTTGCCTTACACTTTTTTGCCAACCACGAGCTTCTGGCAATCGAAATGATGGCCGCGGCCCTTTTGGTTTATCCGGATACTGGAAAAGAAATGATCCAGTTTAAAAAGGGATTAATTAAAACCATCCAAGATGAACAAAAGCATTTAAAGATGTATCTTGCGCGTATGAAAGAATTTGGAATCGAGCTAGGGGATTTTCCTCTCAATGACTTTTTCTGGCGCTCAATGGAGAAACTTAAAACTCCTTCGCACTTTTATTCGGCGATGGCGATGACTTTTGAATCGGCCAACTTAGATTTCGCTCAGTTTTATGAGCAGAGCTTTAAGGCCGTAGAAGATTTTAAGACAGCAGAGATTATGCGTGTGGTTTTAGAAGATGAAATCTCTCATGTGGCCCTCGGTGCTCACTGGTTAAATCAGTGGAGAGGAAACCAGGATCTATGGAACTATTATCGCACGCATCTGCCGGGAGTGATGACTCCTGCCCGCGCTAAGGGCATTCAATTTGATAAAGAGATTAGAAAGAAAGCGGGCCTTGACGACGCTTTTATCCAGTCGCTGGATGAATTTAGAGATGAATTTAAAGTCACTAACCGCAAGAACTGGTAA
- a CDS encoding helicase-related protein — protein sequence MSTTDFPALPDYQGIRDLLDTERKTLIKIHSFSESDDYLRTVEDAGIVLNFVEKTQSALWNVFKQYPSLVSIFNTEYVNFFEFLQRENIISLVFIDDCLMPEKEIFYFGQDGGLTPAVLELHYAVLKKWVEGKETNHVETQKSFKENFNAELKSSQLACQCVACLADYRTRVREVVYDECVAAINDTKAKIEEQIALNKESAISDITTIYQNLLRTLDKKFQQVQFRLKKSSLNRLESQIKALQDETFTYPSPLAKEHANNLILFFHRILSEEGHSPELVSDEEFTRFFKQLSSNIWRHEKYLVVEFKKLIKSILVLKRKDISSNILQEYLGQFWLHSHARKIPRKIIYHMGPTNSGKTYHAIQALAASRKGCYLAPLRLLAAELYDTLNGKGVKTTLLTGEEVIEIEDATHYSSTIEMAKLNEEFSCAVIDEIQMITDKQRGWAWTRALVNLHAYEVHVCGDGSVLDLVKQITELCGDELEVKNYERMTKLEVEEKPIVLSQLQKSDALIVFSRRNALKYKYDLEQVGFKVSIIYGMLSPEVRREQARKFDKGITDVIVSTDAISMGMNLPIKRIVFTTLTKHINSQEHPITVSEIKQIAGRAGRFQRFPVGKVTCLQKVEDGLTEIQDALDSVLEQQTQSMVGPDLDIFTKVNNALSSHNLPILRLSEFLRLFNTMIFTKPFYCVDLKEMIELAETVEDIDSNHTLSSAEIFGFACAPVNLGLLEHVQYYVWILKKFVTNEIIKNEHINHASNEIDYLETTIKCVELYQWLARHFNNKNFEFDETDLLENKLLAIDKLNTLLSDKITPTCSSCGVKLPENAKFAICEDCFQQRRFTRRPFQGRRGSPPGGKPGERQSNLASAVGSTKSNFRQGKPSKKRKFQGKPKR from the coding sequence TTGAGCACGACTGATTTTCCCGCCCTTCCCGATTACCAAGGTATCCGCGACCTCTTAGATACCGAAAGAAAGACCCTAATTAAAATTCATTCTTTTTCCGAAAGCGATGATTATCTTCGAACTGTTGAAGATGCAGGCATTGTTTTAAATTTCGTTGAAAAAACTCAAAGCGCTCTTTGGAATGTTTTTAAGCAGTACCCTTCGCTGGTGAGCATTTTCAACACTGAGTATGTAAACTTTTTTGAATTTCTTCAAAGAGAGAATATTATTTCGCTCGTCTTTATTGACGACTGTCTGATGCCGGAAAAAGAAATTTTCTATTTCGGTCAGGATGGGGGACTCACTCCGGCAGTTCTTGAACTTCACTACGCTGTATTAAAGAAGTGGGTTGAAGGAAAAGAAACAAATCACGTTGAAACTCAAAAGAGTTTCAAAGAAAACTTCAATGCAGAATTAAAATCAAGCCAACTTGCCTGTCAGTGTGTGGCCTGTCTTGCTGATTACAGAACCCGTGTACGCGAAGTCGTTTACGATGAGTGCGTGGCCGCAATCAATGATACAAAAGCGAAGATTGAAGAGCAGATTGCTCTGAATAAAGAAAGCGCTATCTCTGATATCACAACAATCTATCAGAACCTTTTAAGAACTCTGGATAAAAAATTTCAGCAGGTGCAGTTCAGGCTAAAGAAGTCTTCTCTCAATCGTCTTGAATCGCAAATTAAGGCCCTTCAAGATGAGACATTCACTTACCCAAGCCCGCTGGCAAAAGAGCACGCTAATAACTTAATTCTTTTTTTCCACCGCATTCTATCAGAAGAAGGGCATTCACCAGAACTGGTGAGTGACGAAGAATTCACGCGCTTTTTCAAGCAGCTCTCTAGCAACATCTGGAGACATGAAAAATACCTGGTTGTTGAATTTAAAAAACTAATCAAATCGATCCTGGTGTTGAAGAGAAAAGATATCTCTTCAAATATTCTTCAGGAGTATTTAGGACAGTTCTGGCTGCACTCACACGCCAGAAAAATCCCAAGAAAGATCATCTATCACATGGGGCCTACCAACTCTGGTAAGACCTACCATGCGATCCAGGCACTGGCCGCTTCTCGCAAGGGATGTTACCTGGCGCCACTGAGACTTCTTGCGGCTGAGTTATACGATACTCTTAATGGTAAAGGAGTGAAGACCACTCTTTTAACTGGTGAAGAAGTTATCGAAATTGAAGATGCCACTCACTATTCATCGACGATTGAAATGGCCAAGCTGAACGAAGAGTTCTCATGTGCGGTTATTGATGAAATTCAGATGATCACTGATAAACAAAGAGGCTGGGCATGGACCCGTGCTCTGGTCAACCTTCACGCATATGAAGTTCACGTTTGTGGTGATGGTTCGGTTCTTGACTTGGTAAAACAGATCACAGAACTTTGCGGTGATGAGTTAGAAGTAAAAAATTATGAGCGTATGACAAAACTTGAAGTTGAAGAAAAGCCTATCGTGCTCTCTCAGCTGCAAAAGAGTGATGCATTGATTGTTTTCTCAAGAAGAAATGCGCTTAAGTACAAATACGATCTGGAACAGGTTGGTTTTAAAGTATCTATTATCTACGGAATGCTTTCTCCTGAAGTTCGCCGTGAGCAGGCCCGCAAGTTTGATAAAGGGATCACGGACGTTATCGTTAGTACTGATGCCATCTCAATGGGGATGAACCTTCCGATTAAGAGAATTGTTTTTACCACTCTTACAAAACACATTAACTCACAAGAGCACCCAATCACAGTGAGTGAGATTAAGCAGATTGCCGGTCGTGCCGGACGCTTTCAGCGTTTCCCGGTAGGAAAGGTTACATGTCTGCAGAAAGTAGAAGATGGATTAACAGAAATTCAGGATGCACTGGATTCAGTGCTGGAACAACAAACTCAAAGTATGGTTGGTCCCGATCTGGATATCTTCACGAAAGTTAACAATGCTCTTTCATCTCACAATCTCCCAATCCTTAGGCTTTCAGAGTTCTTGAGACTCTTTAACACGATGATCTTCACGAAACCATTCTACTGTGTCGATCTGAAAGAGATGATTGAACTTGCTGAAACGGTAGAAGATATCGATAGCAATCATACACTTTCATCAGCAGAGATTTTTGGATTTGCCTGTGCTCCTGTTAACTTAGGTCTTCTGGAGCATGTTCAGTATTATGTTTGGATCTTAAAAAAATTCGTTACGAACGAAATTATTAAGAACGAACACATCAATCACGCTTCAAATGAGATTGATTATCTTGAAACGACAATTAAGTGCGTGGAGCTCTATCAATGGCTTGCTCGCCACTTCAACAATAAGAATTTTGAGTTTGATGAGACAGATCTTCTGGAAAATAAACTTCTGGCCATCGACAAACTTAATACACTTCTTTCTGACAAGATCACGCCAACTTGCTCAAGCTGTGGGGTCAAACTTCCAGAAAACGCTAAGTTTGCTATTTGTGAAGACTGCTTCCAGCAGAGGCGCTTCACGAGACGTCCATTCCAGGGTAGAAGAGGGTCGCCTCCAGGTGGAAAACCGGGAGAGAGACAATCAAACCTGGCTTCGGCAGTGGGCTCAACGAAGAGCAACTTCCGTCAGGGGAAACCTTCTAAGAAGAGAAAGTTTCAAGGTAAACCAAAAAGATAG